One part of the Microbacterium saperdae genome encodes these proteins:
- a CDS encoding amino acid ABC transporter permease — protein MALRRTTKSKLYRYIVYAVLIAIVVWAIVGTDWAKIGPLFFNPEIAIKMFPGIITTALVNTLWFTAVAFVAGLLLGIVLALLKLSSIGPFRWIATAWIELFRGLPAILTIFAVAFILPIASGIPGKDLGGPVVLGLVGLVLVASAYMAETIRAGIQAVPKGQTEAARSLGMSPMKTTFWIIVPQGFRIIIPPLTNEFVLLLKDTSLLFIAGTFIWSKELTNFARDASTQNSNATPLILAAVLYLIVTIPLTRFSAWLERRMAKQR, from the coding sequence ATGGCGTTGAGGCGCACCACCAAGAGCAAGTTGTACCGGTACATCGTCTATGCGGTGCTGATCGCGATCGTCGTCTGGGCGATCGTCGGCACCGACTGGGCGAAGATCGGGCCGCTGTTCTTCAACCCCGAGATCGCGATCAAGATGTTCCCGGGGATCATCACGACGGCGCTCGTGAACACCCTGTGGTTCACCGCGGTGGCGTTCGTCGCGGGTCTGCTGCTCGGCATCGTGCTGGCACTGCTGAAGCTGTCGAGCATCGGGCCGTTCCGATGGATCGCCACGGCCTGGATCGAGCTGTTCCGCGGGCTCCCCGCGATCCTCACGATCTTCGCCGTGGCGTTCATCCTGCCGATCGCCTCGGGTATTCCCGGCAAGGATCTCGGTGGTCCGGTCGTCCTGGGCCTCGTCGGCCTGGTGCTCGTCGCCTCGGCGTACATGGCCGAGACGATCCGTGCGGGAATCCAGGCGGTTCCGAAGGGGCAGACCGAGGCGGCCCGCTCGCTGGGCATGTCGCCCATGAAGACCACGTTCTGGATCATCGTGCCGCAGGGATTCCGCATCATCATCCCTCCGCTGACGAACGAGTTCGTGCTGCTGCTGAAGGACACCTCGCTGCTCTTCATCGCCGGCACGTTCATCTGGTCGAAGGAGCTCACGAATTTCGCTCGTGACGCATCGACGCAGAACTCGAACGCGACGCCGCTGATCCTGGCGGCAGTCCTGTACCTGATCGTGACGATCCCACTCACACGCTTCAGCGCGTGGCTGGAACGACGGATGGCGAAGCAGCGATGA
- a CDS encoding amino acid ABC transporter ATP-binding protein, with translation MITDLIDVHAPAIDLQGLVKSFGDNEVLKGIDLTVTAGEVVCVIGPSGSGKSTLLRSVNLLEVPTGGKVLIEGIDITDPDVDIDRVRTRIGMVFQSFNLFPHLDVMGNLMIAQQRVKKRSKAEAEKVAKEMLARVGLSEKADAFPGHLSGGQQQRVAIARALCMNPDMMLFDEPTSALDPELVGEVLQVMRKLADEGMTMLVVTHEMGFAREVGSRLIFMDGGHIVEEGDPREVLGNPQHPRTKDFLARVL, from the coding sequence ATGATCACCGACCTGATTGATGTCCACGCCCCGGCGATCGACCTGCAGGGGCTCGTGAAGTCGTTCGGCGACAACGAGGTGCTCAAGGGCATCGATCTCACGGTCACCGCCGGCGAGGTCGTCTGCGTCATCGGACCTTCCGGTTCGGGCAAGTCGACACTGCTGCGCTCGGTCAACCTGCTCGAGGTCCCCACCGGCGGCAAGGTGCTGATCGAGGGGATCGACATCACCGACCCCGACGTCGACATCGACCGCGTGCGCACCCGCATCGGCATGGTGTTCCAGAGCTTCAATCTGTTCCCGCATCTCGACGTCATGGGCAACCTCATGATCGCGCAGCAGCGCGTGAAGAAGCGCTCCAAGGCCGAAGCCGAGAAGGTGGCGAAGGAGATGCTCGCGCGCGTGGGGCTCTCCGAGAAGGCGGATGCGTTCCCCGGTCACCTCTCCGGCGGGCAGCAGCAGCGTGTGGCGATCGCCCGGGCGCTGTGCATGAACCCCGACATGATGCTGTTCGACGAGCCGACCTCGGCGCTCGACCCCGAGCTCGTGGGCGAGGTGCTGCAGGTGATGCGCAAGCTCGCCGATGAGGGCATGACGATGCTCGTCGTGACGCACGAGATGGGCTTCGCCCGTGAGGTCGGGTCACGCCTGATCTTCATGGACGGCGGACACATCGTCGAAGAGGGCGACCCGCGTGAGGTGCTCGGCAACCCGCAGCATCCGCGTACGAAGGACTTCCTCGCGCGCGTGCTCTGA
- a CDS encoding YegP family protein, whose amino-acid sequence MAGKFELYTDKSGEYRFRLKAGNGEVIATSEGYSSKAGALSGIESVQRNAPGAEVVEV is encoded by the coding sequence ATGGCAGGCAAGTTCGAGCTGTACACCGACAAGTCCGGAGAGTACCGGTTCCGTCTGAAGGCAGGAAACGGCGAGGTCATCGCCACGAGCGAGGGATACTCCTCGAAGGCCGGGGCGCTGAGCGGCATCGAGTCCGTCCAGCGCAACGCCCCCGGTGCCGAGGTCGTCGAGGTCTGA